The window ttgttttttcactgcaaacGTCAAATATGACATAGTTTAGTGTCGTTGATGGAGAGAAACGTGAAAccgacagtgtgacagtgaagCTGCAGGGTGACAAACACCGTCAGACTCAAACATCCTCCGTGTAAACATCTGTTATTCAGCATTTTGTGAGCAGCGCATGTTTTAACCAGCAAACTCCAACTGATCCACATTACAGGTTTAATTTCGCAccctgcagccaatcagaaacaAGAATTCAGCCAGGTTCACAGAACAAATCAGAAACTTtcaggctgctgtttgtttgcttttcccTGATCGCATGTTTGCACaagatgcacttttttttctacaagaGCCGCCTTTTTAACGCTGAAAAGGCAGCTGATCAGCGTGGACACAAACCCAATCATGCTTACAGCGCGTCTATAACCTCGTCCCCGCTGCACGCCACGGAGCTGAGACGAGAGGCAGAATTTATCTCCGACAGTCAGCTTCTCCTAAAAAAACTCCTCATCCACTTTCCTCCACCAGGAACCTCTTTTTTAATTCTCgccacaaagaaagaaaacgacTTTCAGTTTGCCGCTTTTAACCAAATCAAACGTTCTCTGCTCTCAAAGCCTCGTGTGATGAAACTGAACTTTTAGCAGAAAAAGCTTTCACTGAGGtaccacagcaacagcagcaaacGTGTTTCCAGCGAGCGTTTGTTCGGCTAATAAAAGACGTTCCCGGCGGACACAGAGCTtcactctgtctcttttcttcttctctggtttctgcagcagacttttttaatcttttaattcaTTCCCAGTTTTCCGTGCCGGTCTCTGTCCCGGCCTTAAGGACTCTGCTGCTCCATGTTTTCAATCAAAGGGTCTTTCTTCATGAACTGCAGATGTCTGATGGACCTCCACACCCCGACATAGCTGTCACTGACCGACTGAGCGGGGGCGGCGTTCTCTCGGTGGAAGTGCTCCCGCTGCATCTCCAGCGCCTCCTTTTCCGTCATGACGCGCGAATTCACGTCCCCGTCTCCTTGTCCTGTCCACGCCTCTCCGTTAGCCAAATCAGCCGACGCTACGTCCTCTCTCCTGCCACTGCCCAACACTCCCTCCATCTCCGGTTGTCCTGGGTCGGAAACGTCGCCGGTGGACAGACCATCTCCGTTCAGAGCTGGTTTCTCTCTGTAAGGCTCGCCGGGTGGCGCTCCATCCTTCCCGCCCTCCTCCAGGTCCTCGTACAAGCTCTTCTTCTTCGTCTCGTAGTATTTGACCACGCAGTAGGTGATGGAGCCGACGGTGTTCACCACCACGCCGCCGATGAACAGCCCGGTCGGCGCAACGTCGCTGAACGCCAGCATGCCCACGGTAATGGTGGCGATGCTCTTGACGACGCCGACGAAGCTGGTGGTGACGGCGGAGTTGATGTAGGTGCAGTGCAGCGTGGTGAAGTTCATGGCGCAGCCGATGAAGATGCAGAAGACGAAGATGACGGTGATGTGGGGGTCCTTCCAGCCCTCGTACGACCACATGTTGATGGTGTCCAGGGAGATGACGGAGCACACGAGCAGCACCTAAACACCGAGAGAGACGAGAAAAGAGCCAGAAGAGAAGTTTgtgagaaaaatagaaataaaacttaAGTACAAGGAGAGACGAGGCAGGTttagccctttaaaacctgggctaACTGACcggatttcctttaaaaacacgacgcaatgagcaacttaagaagaaatgatccagaaacaataaaaagataaacaaaatttaaaaagtacaagaaaattacctaaatatttcaaaacaaacatacaaacaaaaacatcagcaagttaaataaaacaacaaaaaacaaccacaaaaacaaaacaaggaaaatcccttaaaaaagtgcctaaaaattacaattctgtgaataattttaaatatttaattg is drawn from Plectropomus leopardus isolate mb chromosome 16, YSFRI_Pleo_2.0, whole genome shotgun sequence and contains these coding sequences:
- the LOC121955702 gene encoding solute carrier family 35 member D3; the protein is MDVLKSRFLGISVAVAHGVFSGSLNILLKFLITNYHFSFLTLIQLLTSSTAALTLEVLRRLGKVKVPPFSFQLTKEFGPVCILSTLQSTLTLWSLRGLSLPMYVVFKRCLPLFTLSIGVFVLRNGIPSIGVVTAVIITTGGAALAGAGDLTGDPFGYVTGVLAVIIHASYLVLIQKTSLDSEYGPLTAQYAIAIMASPVLLVCSVISLDTINMWSYEGWKDPHITVIFVFCIFIGCAMNFTTLHCTYINSAVTTSFVGVVKSIATITVGMLAFSDVAPTGLFIGGVVVNTVGSITYCVVKYYETKKKSLYEDLEEGGKDGAPPGEPYREKPALNGDGLSTGDVSDPGQPEMEGVLGSGRREDVASADLANGEAWTGQGDGDVNSRVMTEKEALEMQREHFHRENAAPAQSVSDSYVGVWRSIRHLQFMKKDPLIENMEQQSP